In the genome of Candidatus Ornithobacterium hominis, the window ACTCATTTTTTCTATTTTTTTAAGCCTTATTTTTTTTAAAACTTAATGATTGTAGTGAATTTATTTTAAACAGCAAAACTTTCACCACAGCCGCAAGTTCTACTCGCATTTGGGTTATTAAAAACAAAACCTCTCCCATTCAAGCCTCCTGAGTATTCTAAGGTAGTCCCCACTAGGTATAGAAAAGATTTTTTATCCACCAATATTTTTACTTGATTATCTTCAAATAATTTATCATTTTCTTTTTGCTGAGAATCAAAAACCAAATTGTAAGACAAACCCGAGCAACCTCCGCTGGTGACTCCGACGCGTACAAAACTGTCTTCAAACGTTTTGTTCTCTTCTGCTAAAAGTTCTTTTATTTTCTTCCGAGCTGAATCAGAAACTTTTATCATTTAAATTCATTTTTATGCAAATCTATAAAAAAGATTATAGACATTTTATTAAATAAAATGATAAAATATCGATACCTCTATTCATTATTTTTATAATTAGATTATTTTTTAAGGCTTATTATTTTTTTTTTAGATTTAGTCCTAATTTTTCTCGAACTCGATTTAAGGTAGCATCGGCAATTTCATTCGCTCGTTCTGCTCCCAAACGCAAAGCTTCATCAATGATGCTTTTATCTTCCATCAAGCTTGTAAATTTTTCTCTTGCTTCTGCAAACTCTTCTTTTATCAGCTCAAATAATTCTTGCTTGGCATGCCCATAGCCGTAATTTCCTGCTTCGTATTTTTTCTTCATTTCTTCTATCGCCTGCGGGGAAGCTAAAGTTTTGTAAATAGAAAAGACATGACAGGAAGACCAATCTTTAGGTTCTTCGAGCGGTGTACTATCTGTTTCGATAGACATTACTTGTTTTCTCAAAGCCTTATCTGACAAAAAAACATTGATAAAGTTACCGCGAGATTTACTCATTTTTTGTCCATCGGTACCAGGAATGTACATCGTATTTTCATTCGTCTTTCCCTCTGGTATCACAAAAGTTTCACCCATTTGGTGATTAAATCGCTGTGCCACATCTCTTGT includes:
- a CDS encoding HesB/IscA family protein, which encodes MIKVSDSARKKIKELLAEENKTFEDSFVRVGVTSGGCSGLSYNLVFDSQQKENDKLFEDNQVKILVDKKSFLYLVGTTLEYSGGLNGRGFVFNNPNASRTCGCGESFAV
- the trpS gene encoding tryptophan--tRNA ligase, whose translation is MSRVLTGVQSTGTPHFGNILGAILPAIQMANQSESESFLFIADLHSLTQIKDAEKLKENTYQTAAAWLALGLNPEKTVFYRQSDVPQVTELTWYLLNFFPFQRLTLAHSFKDKANRLDDVNGGLFTYPILMAADILIYDAEIVPVGKDQMQHLEITRDVAQRFNHQMGETFVIPEGKTNENTMYIPGTDGQKMSKSRGNFINVFLSDKALRKQVMSIETDSTPLEEPKDWSSCHVFSIYKTLASPQAIEEMKKKYEAGNYGYGHAKQELFELIKEEFAEAREKFTSLMEDKSIIDEALRLGAERANEIADATLNRVREKLGLNLKKK